The DNA region GCATGGTCAACGCACAGGACGGGAGATAAGTTGTGCGCCGAGACCGATCAATGCGGCGCTGCCTCTGCGGCTGCGCGCCAGTCCACTCCCTGCGCCTGTCCCGATGCACAAGAACAGCCGTCTGCTCTTCCAGAAGTACGCGAAGCCTTACTTCACCCCGCAGAGCAGGGTGCTGGAGATCGGGCCCGACGCCGACCCGTCCACCTACCGTGGCCTGGTGGAGGTGGAAGGGCCCGTGGCGCAGTGGGACACGCTGGATTTCGCCGCGCGCACTGACGTCCCGCTCACGTACCGATCGACGTCCGACTACACGTTTCCGGTGCCGGACGCGTCGTACGACATCGTGTACTCGGCCCAGGTGATCGAGCACGTGAAGAAGATCTGGGTGTGGATGCGCGAGCTGGCGCGCGTGTGCAAACCGGGCGGGCTGGTGATCACCATCAATCCGGTGAGCTGGCACTACCACGAGTCGCCGGTGGACTGCTGGCGCATCTACCCCGAAGGCATGCGCGCCCTGAGCGACGACGCGGGCCTGGAGGTGCTGCTCTCGGAGTGGGGGAGCGTGGAGATGGAAGGGATCGAGGCGAAGATGCCGCGCCTGCTCCGCAAGCAGCAGGTCTGGCAGCGCCTCTCCGGCGTCCTGGGCATGGTGAACGCCGTCACCAAGCTGCCAGTGGAAGCGGCGTACGACACCGTCACCGTCGCGCGGAAGCCGGTGTAGCAGTCCTAAGGAGCCTGCGGTGTCCACGGCTGCAGCGGGAGAGCCCCTGCATCGAATCGATGCAGGGGCTCTCCCGCGTGCGATACAAGGGCGGACTAGGGCAACAGGTACCCGAACCGCTGGGGAGCGTTGCCCCAGCAGTATGCAACCGATTCCTGCGTGATCCCACAGGTGGAACCGCCGCCAGCGTAGATCGATGCGAAGGTGAGCCCTCCGGAAACCGCGGTGGGCGCATAGGCGGTCACGACGCTGGACACGCCCAGCCCCCTGTATCCCCAGCAATACGCCCTGCCATCGGGCCCCAGTCCGCAAGTGTTGCTCTCGCCCGCCGCCACCGCGGTGAACGACAGCCCGAGGGCAACCGGCGCAGGCTCCGAGACCACCGGTGGCGGATCGTTCCCGGTCCCCACCTGACCGTAGAGGTCCTCGCCCCAGCAATACGCGGCGCCAGCGGCGACGCCGCAGACGTGCGCGTCACCCGCGCTGAGCGAGCTGAAGCTGAGCGTTCCGGCTACGCGCGTCGGAACGTAGCGGATGAGTGGAAGGTTGCCGCTCCCCAACTGGCTGTGCGCGTTGTCGCCCCAGCAGTACGCGATTCCGCCGCTGGCCAGCGCGCAGTCGTAGCGGTAGCCCGCGGTCAAGGCCGTGAAGGTCAGCCCTGGCGCCGACACCTGCACCGGCACGAGGCTGTGGTCGATCGTGTTTCCGACGCCGAGCTGGCCGCCGTAGTTGTTGCCCCAGCAGTAGACCTTCCCGTCGGTGGTGAGGCCGCAAGCGTGGTACTGGCCCACGGCTACCGAGGCGAACCGCAGCCCTCCCACGACGGGAGCGGGGACGAACGATGAGGATGAAGCCCCCGTCCCCAGCTGGCCCGCCTCGCCCAGACCCCAGCAATACGCCGCCCCGTCTGTCGCCACCGCGCATGTCGTCTGCGAGCGAACGCTCAGATCCTTGT from Longimicrobiaceae bacterium includes:
- a CDS encoding methyltransferase domain-containing protein, which produces MHKNSRLLFQKYAKPYFTPQSRVLEIGPDADPSTYRGLVEVEGPVAQWDTLDFAARTDVPLTYRSTSDYTFPVPDASYDIVYSAQVIEHVKKIWVWMRELARVCKPGGLVITINPVSWHYHESPVDCWRIYPEGMRALSDDAGLEVLLSEWGSVEMEGIEAKMPRLLRKQQVWQRLSGVLGMVNAVTKLPVEAAYDTVTVARKPV
- a CDS encoding Ig-like domain-containing protein, producing MEVVDGKGRGVPNAEVRWTASAGSVSPAVAVTDASGHARASWVLGTAVGQQTAHATITTGTGPVNADFTVTATAGPAALLSLTPDTVILTVGATRQLTSAAIDTYGNAIPASGLQWATSDSAVAKVSSTGLVTLVSEGRATITVASGALRDSTRVTTYSTFPVAKFAFGEMHTCALSTSGQVYCWGQNPHGQLGAGAIAQSQYPIAVSGGRSYKDLSVRSQTTCAVATDGAAYCWGLGEAGQLGTGASSSSFVPAPVVGGLRFASVAVGQYHACGLTTDGKVYCWGNNYGGQLGVGNTIDHSLVPVQVSAPGLTFTALTAGYRYDCALASGGIAYCWGDNAHSQLGSGNLPLIRYVPTRVAGTLSFSSLSAGDAHVCGVAAGAAYCWGEDLYGQVGTGNDPPPVVSEPAPVALGLSFTAVAAGESNTCGLGPDGRAYCWGYRGLGVSSVVTAYAPTAVSGGLTFASIYAGGGSTCGITQESVAYCWGNAPQRFGYLLP